From Prosthecobacter sp., the proteins below share one genomic window:
- the pstB gene encoding phosphate ABC transporter ATP-binding protein PstB: protein MSADSTAQTTPPPVVQVRDMDFCYGTSPALFDINLKVKYHRVTALIGPSGCGKSTLLRCINRMNDRVPSARVTKGEVLVKGKNIHDADVDLTQLRKQVGMVFQKSNPFPKSIYENVAYGLRIHGEKNKNVLDEAVERSLRHAALWEELKDRLSANALALSGGQQQRLCIARAIATLPDVLLMDEPCSALDPISTLKIEELMHQLASEFTVVIVTHNMQQAVRVSDYTAFLHLGKLVEFAPTEELFTNPREKLTEAYLRGTFS from the coding sequence CCAGGTGCGTGACATGGATTTTTGCTACGGCACGAGTCCGGCGCTCTTTGACATCAACCTGAAGGTCAAATACCACCGCGTCACCGCGCTCATCGGCCCGTCCGGCTGTGGCAAAAGCACGCTGCTGCGCTGCATCAACCGCATGAACGACCGCGTGCCCAGCGCTCGCGTCACGAAGGGCGAGGTGCTGGTGAAAGGCAAAAACATCCACGACGCAGATGTCGATCTCACGCAATTGCGCAAGCAGGTCGGCATGGTCTTTCAGAAGTCGAATCCGTTCCCCAAGAGCATCTACGAGAACGTCGCTTACGGCCTGCGCATCCACGGCGAGAAGAACAAAAACGTGCTCGATGAGGCCGTCGAACGCTCGCTGCGTCACGCCGCGCTGTGGGAAGAATTGAAGGATCGCCTCAGCGCCAACGCCCTCGCCCTCTCCGGAGGCCAGCAGCAGCGCCTATGCATCGCCCGCGCCATCGCCACGCTGCCGGATGTCCTGCTGATGGACGAGCCCTGCTCCGCGCTCGATCCCATCTCGACGCTGAAAATCGAGGAGCTGATGCACCAGCTCGCCAGCGAGTTCACCGTCGTCATCGTCACACACAACATGCAGCAGGCCGTGCGTGTGTCCGATTACACCGCCTTCCTCCACCTCGGCAAGCTCGTCGAGTTCGCCCCCACCGAGGAACTCTTCACCAATCCCCGCGAAAAGCTGACGGAGGCCTATCTCCGCGGCACCTTCAGTTGA
- the pstB gene encoding phosphate ABC transporter ATP-binding protein PstB: MAAATPAPSTEEPLIQVEKFNYAYGDHQVLFDVDLNMHSKDVMALIGPSGCGKSTLIRSINRINDLVESARVVSGSIKIDGVDLYAPNVDVINLRRNVGMVFQKYNPFPRSIFENAVYGLRVAGIKDRHDLEEAAERSLKSAALWDEVKDRLHEMATGLSGGQQQRLCIARAIALQPRILLMDEPCAALDPIATARIEELILQLRGQYTFVIVTHNMEQAKRIADRTAFFYKGKLIEEDDTMTIFHHPNDPLTEAYITGRLT; this comes from the coding sequence ATGGCCGCCGCAACTCCAGCCCCAAGCACCGAAGAGCCGCTCATCCAGGTGGAGAAGTTCAACTATGCTTATGGCGACCACCAAGTGCTATTCGACGTCGATTTGAACATGCACAGCAAAGACGTGATGGCGCTCATCGGCCCGTCCGGCTGCGGCAAGAGCACGTTGATCCGTTCGATCAATCGCATCAACGACCTCGTCGAGTCCGCCCGCGTCGTCAGTGGCAGCATCAAGATCGACGGCGTCGATTTGTATGCGCCCAACGTCGATGTCATCAACTTGCGCCGCAACGTGGGCATGGTGTTCCAGAAGTACAATCCCTTCCCGCGCTCCATCTTCGAAAACGCCGTCTATGGCCTGCGTGTCGCCGGCATCAAGGATCGCCACGACCTCGAAGAAGCCGCCGAACGCAGCCTCAAGTCCGCCGCGCTGTGGGATGAGGTCAAAGACCGTCTCCATGAGATGGCCACCGGCCTTTCCGGCGGCCAGCAGCAGCGTTTGTGCATCGCCCGCGCCATCGCCTTGCAGCCGCGCATCCTGCTCATGGACGAGCCCTGCGCCGCGCTCGACCCCATCGCCACCGCGCGCATTGAGGAGCTGATCCTGCAACTGCGCGGCCAGTACACTTTCGTCATCGTCACGCACAACATGGAGCAGGCCAAGCGCATCGCCGACCGCACCGCGTTCTTTTACAAAGGCAAGCTGATCGAGGAGGACGATACGATGACGATCTTCCATCATCCCAACGATCCTCTGACCGAGGCATACATCACCGGGCGGTTGACTTGA